One Littorina saxatilis isolate snail1 linkage group LG11, US_GU_Lsax_2.0, whole genome shotgun sequence genomic window, aatttcAGCTATGCTGGTCTAGAGTTATGATActtcggcggcttctcagatccttcaCACTTGTCATCTGGTCACTATCTCCCTCTCAgaccggttatacgacgcactgcacaacataaatagcggacatcttgtcttagatatctgtctgctatgtgtacagtttacagtgttagtcgattcaacttatgcaATAAACACTCTAGCGATATTcgaatgcttattccatttacctgttaagtaCTTTCTTGTCGCATCTATCCGGGCTTCCTCCCTCCCGGCCGATTACTTGGACAACCCATCAATGTCCTAGGACAGTGGTAAAGTGTAACAATACCctagttgcgatttacaacatcAACTATTCTTGGTCAGTGAGCTGAACTCACAGTGCGTGCcacacactttgctatgtcacgctacATCTCTGgtaagcgctctaaaagcgtggaggatatcactgtcaaactttgcctgttacagtgttattcgtgatttccttcacacatTCGCCGATTtctggggaagcatgctgggtattttcgtgtttctataacccgccgtactctgacatggattacagaatctttttccgtgcgcacttggtcttgtgcttgcgtgtacacacgaagggggataaggcacctgcagtacgagcggcggactacggtcattgtgaacaaatgcagtgcgttcagtttcattctgtgagttcgacagcttgactaaatgcagggatgttgccacaaattcatacctataggacaaatgtcctgagctcttcggcatgaataggacatttgactgctttcaaacattttaataggacattatgattttttgcaaaacacaaaatcatgatcacacacacatatcaatatatgcaccaacattgtttgcgtatattgttttattacttttgtttcaaacaggacacacacaaaaaagaaacaaacaaactaaaaagcaaccaaaaacttcagcactcttactttgattggcacccaaactgcatgatttcctgACAAAGCTTTTTCTTGACACATTCGACAAAACAATTTACCTATATagatggtctctttgctgtcaaaTTCTAACCAACTAGTACTAAACAGGGTCAGCCATGAATAGTTAACCTTATTAAAAGACCGTCTGTGCGAATGTACCGTTGTACCGACACGTACACTGTGGACACGTACATCTTCAAGTCACGAAACTTTACTTTTCGTGATTGTGGAGGTTTCAGCGGCGACACTGTCATTGGCGCTGTAATTTTCCGGAAttatgctattgctagccgtgttttcccatgttcttcttggccctaatgtagcacacgatgccgttgaaacgccaaacgtgttcagcttttaTGTTTGTTGGCAGGCTTTAGCGGTGGCAAAATTCAGTGCCGTGCGCTTCAACTctgagcgagttttagcgtcaactaaggtgactcgagtcgaaccggaggtcgcaaaaactcggtccggtacgactggagtgacgtcaccggttaaccaactttcaaccttgcttcctgcgtagggtctctccagttccaagatggctgccaaggcgaggtgagaaacttctgcaaatattttttgacaaagttacggattgtgagaagacatttgttgtaaatcacttagcctttcaaaaattaaggatactgggttggatactgtcttggttttaatgcattttattttagcagtgatgtttattttgggaagaaatgaggtcaacaggagtttgggtgcgatttcggctcaaatgtactttagcgccctgaacttttacccggctgttttgcgctcgattttcacgctcacttcttcattgacgttcgaatcgatagttcgatgttttggcattacattcacatcaacaataaaacagtactgcttgttcatcatcgtcgtacatcaactctccacaacagtaaatccgtaacgcgcttgtcgccatcttgttgcaagggacgcgactggacacaacccaacagcgtttccgcgaagaaaaaaaccagacatgcgcagtgaccctaccgtacctcaaccctgttcctcgcgaaaactcgctcgtTAACTGAAAGCAAATTAAAGCATACGCGAGCcttggtcagttggagttgtctcccgtacgcAAACAgctcataccgcaaacggttcggaaaacgcaagatctgcactgcacaacttcagtgcacctgtacgcaAGAGCGCTCGGTCACTTTTTGAAGATTATTATCATGAAAGGAAAATTATCAAAtaacgcgctgtccgaaggaatggagttcttatcggaGAATGACTgcgctcagttgaaaacgatagtgaccgccatgcggctaagtgaatcggacatttgagccttttaatcggtatatgtccgatgtccgacgcctaacgacatccctgttcaaaatgttgttatttcgccttacgcgacttgtcacATTCTCTATCGAATAAGAGGATGACACAACTGATCGGACAAGGTACCTTCTCATGTACATGATGTCCTATTTTCTGATAGTTGTGAAACTCGAATCCGTCCCTGCGCAGGTCagactctgattctaaaacttcctcgttaaaggcacagtaagcctcccgtaaaccatcacagatactgtcaggcttttacacacagtacaaacaccctttcatttaaacactcaccgcttgagaacatcctaggtgccctccgtaaagagcgagcaattttcaaagaatttatttttgcgtggtttatcttacccctgagccatcgtgaacccgtgtgatccagtttcccttttccacaatgtagtcgtcagttagtaatttgaatgcgactcgatgtgagcttatctgcaacaGCACGtcattatgtacctctgactatgcacgaaacaaacggctgtggttcacaagaactctagcgatggcttttgactgttcagaggaactggcgataggcataaaccgtcgtctgctacgagaaccacgaccttgcgtgaccctgcttccgggattttcttttttcaaactttcaaaacttcgatatgtactgatcttgtcttgatgaaaaaagaattcttttatgatttaagaatgtttgtgtaacaagctgtcaatttattatttagattttaaaagttaggtctagcaccaaaacgcaccacggtccgattgtccctgagacaatccgcaaaattaattctttaaaaattgctcgctctttacgtagggcacctaggatgttcccgtttggtgagcgttcaaatggaagggtgtttgtactgtgtgtaaaagcctgacagtatatgtgatggtttacgagaggcttactgtgcctttaaaggttaCCATACGAATAACACAACAACTGTGTTGAACAGAAACACGTTGTGTACGTATATAAATGTGCACAAACAAGCCAGTATAGCATGTGTGTTTTTGATTGAAGACAGGTATAATCTACACACGCAGAGCCGCGTTTACGAGAGATCGCGAAACTGAATTCGCCTACATCTGTGCTGTGAGtcaaaacgaaaaacaaacGGTTACTTGTTGTCGGGGGACAGAGGACAGTCAAATAGAACAATTCTTGCAACTAATGAATAGATCGGAAaataagtcgcgtgaagcgGAATTAGGCCtaaacagcaacaaccacataAGACTTCTGCATATTCCCAGCACGATCAACCACGTTAGACTTATGCATATTCACAGCAAGATGAATCTAATTGGCCGTGTCTCTTGATATATGCAATAGCCTTTGAAGACCGATAACAGTATTGGACACAAGAATCTGTACGCTTTTATGTAAGTTCTGTTTTATatgtcagactttttatgtgtaactatgtgtctattacttatcttatggttttttttttaatctttttgcattttttttagaTTATCTTGTGTAtgtggtcgttgtctatgaaaTGTAAGTTATTAatgcttttattttatttcgtacgaggaaactttttatatgaaaaatgttgaattttaccaccacgccactgcgcccgtggtggtaagacgtcggcctcttaatcgggaggtcgtgagttcgaatcccggtcgcttccgcctggtgggttaagagtggagatttttccgatctcccaggtcaacttatgtgcagacctttgagctcggaaaaatcttcacccttaacccaccggccgcggccgggattcaaactcacgactttccgattaggaggccaatgCCTTagcactacgccactgcgcccgcctTACCCGCACCATTTCTCATGTAAATACTGTAACTTAGGAACTGATTATTTTAATTGTATCAATCTTGGTACATATATTGATACATATACAAGAAATTCACACTTCTAGCAAAGATATTCAACACATTCAAGGTTACGGTCACCGGTCAAGGTCACCTGCCCAGGCCACCCACTATTATCCCTTTAAAATATTTCCTCCGCCGATCCCCAAAATGTCCTACAACTCCTCGACTGTCAAAAATAGGGAAATTAAGCGTAGCGAGTAAACAAGTACACGCCTGCCAAAagattttttaaaatatatattttttttttattccccaATATGTTTATAAATTGTATGTTTGATCTATGTTGGACATAAGCTTCAAAATGTACAATACTTCTatcaaattaattttaaataTATGTAAGTATATGCAGTTGGatatgtgtctgaaacatgtagTAATATAAACACACATTAAATCAATAATGGCATGTACATTTACTTGATCAAAAAGAGGATCTACTTAAACACAATACgaacacataattatatacaaacCATGCTATTTCAAATCATCGGTCTGAACACGTATTTACTATGTCACATAATATATGAACAAACTGCCGTCTCAACGTAACTTCTTGCTCAAGCACGACATGACATTCAATCATACTGTTTACCATATTTGAATTTGCTGATGGACATTTTTGCAATTAATAtaatacccaatattgacggactgtgtgatgatatcttctgctatggtctgttgagacagtgatatcaaaatcgagaccagaggtcgagattttgatatcactgttgaaacagaccaatagcagaagatatcatcatacagtcagtcaatgttagatatattgctaattctctggacattttgtatttactgtaaagaaattacaaaagtatttgtctcaattttggctgttccatatccctccctctgattattatttctttttgttcactcttttcttgtacttttcagtatttcaaaatgtcttttctttcaaaaagtctttagtaacttgctcaactaaattctgggatcattacattttcatatatatttgtatgtttttaaagttaggtgtttttgtttttgaagtggggaagcaataaagaggtcgtcgatatcaaaactgatatcgacggaaatgtcgtcgatatcacttttgcactgagctcagttttgcccaattgaccaatggaaatccacgtaacatataaAATAGCAATATTGGGGGTTATTTGCTTATTTTCAATTTGATTGTTTTCATTAACTTTATAACCAAATAGGACATCTCGTTCACcaaaaataatatttttgccAATATGAATGAATATATAATTCTgaacatttatccaaaaattTCTCATCTTCGTACAATtccaaaagaaatgttcaataaAATCAACATTTCCACAATAATATATTattttctctaattttcattttatttaataaaataCTGGTGGGATACACGTTAAATATGCAAAATCTTCCACTGTAATAATCTTAATCGTTCTTCTTCTGTACATTTACGTGCCAATGTCCAATAATTTTGATCAATCTGAACTTGATATTTATTTTGCCAAAAGCGTGCAGCGCAGGGCACGGCACTTTTCGCCGTCACTAGCAAGTGGCGAAAGTCGCGCGGCGTGACGGGCTGTTTCCTCGTCGCTGGCTGAGCGTTGTTTTGTTCTCGCGGTCTGCTGGCTCGCGCGCACACAGCTGTTTTTATGGCCCAATATTCAAACTGCCTATATTTACATTATGCTCTACTTTCTCACAAATCTGTGCATAGGGAATAAAGTCATTTCCAACCCATACATCTTTAACATATACAATGCCAGCTTGAATCCAATGTTTAAAAAAAGCGTGTTACTTCTGTACACAATGGCCGTGTTGTTAAATAGACACTCATCCAAAAAGGCATTTTGATCGTTCACAACTTGCGTTCTACTTTCTATCCATATACTCAATACTTCTTTCCAAAAAATGTGAATGTATCAATCTCATTCCAACAAAATCTTTGACACATAGTGAGCATTTATAAAACAAGCAAAATCCTTCCCCCAATTTATTCAACAAAAAAGTCAGTATCATTTTCCACTTTTCAAACAAATCACTTTGTACATTCTTCGCCCATGTTAGCAAAAATGATGTTTGAAAATCATACATATTTATCATATTAATACCTCCTTTCGTATAATCTGAACACAATACAGTCCTCTTTACTTTTTCACACTCCCTTTTGTTGGAGGATTTTTTCTTCCACAAAAAGCGGAAAAAAATAGTGTTcaatttgtttgttcgttcatgggctgaaactcccacggcttttacgtgtatgaccgtttttaccccgccatttaggcagccatacgccgctttcggaggaagcatgctgggtattttcgtgtttctataacccaccgaactctgacatggattacaggatctttttcgtgcgcacttggtcttgtgcttgcgtgtacacacgggggtgttcggacaccgaggagagtctgcacacaaagttgactctgagaaataaatctctcgccaaacgtggggacgaactcacgctgacagcggccaactggatacaaatccagcgcgctaccgactgagctatatccccgcccacatAGTGTTCAATGAATGTGgcacctgttctggatagagaACTTGCATTGGGTAAGACATTTGCGACAACAAAAAAGTCTTAATGATACATAATGTTCCTGTAATACTCCTGCCAAAAGATAATAACTAGCTGGCTGCTGATTCTGCCGACTACAATCCGCCTTTGTCACGGATATATTGTAGCTGTCGTtaaagcccgtccttaattaagcacgaagtcgacttggcggagcttcgcgaagtcttttttttttcgaaatcccGCAGTTGCGGCAAAGTACTTATTTGTACACTGCTTCGCTgcgcaagttttgacatgcgaagctacGCCATAGCTCTGCGACGAAGTTGTCCTTTCTGTCAGAAGAGGgctttttgattcaagatggacgtaTAAATCACACTCGAACGCGAAGAGTGCATTCCCTTGGACTTCGCCGCGAAGCTATGCTGAAAGTTGTTCATTTAAGGGCCGAATCAGTTCTTGTTCCGGAAGCTTCGTGAAGTGAGCTACGCGAAGTTGACTTCGTCCAATTAAAGACAGgcttaattcttcttcttcttctgcgttcgtgggctgaaactcccacgtacactcgtgttttttgcacgagtggaattttacgtgtatgaccgttttttaccccgccatttaggcagccatacgccgttttcggaggaagcatgcttggtattttcgtgtttctataacccaccgaactctgacatggacttTACAatatctttttcgtgcgtacttggtcttgtgcttgcgtgtacacacggggggtgttcggacaccgaggagagtctgcacacaaagttgactctgagaaataaatctctcgccgaacgtggggacgaactcacgctgacaggaCAGGCTTAATTCAGAATTGATCTATTCAGAATCAGCAGCCAGTTATCGTTCAGCAGGCGTGTACCTTCTCGGCAGGCGTGTATCGTCTGGTATTTTTATAACCGATTTGTAGGGTTTCCTCTGAAGAACCTTCGTAAATGTCAACATAAACCTCAAATTGTCAATGACGGCATTTCACGTTATCTGGGTCATAGACAGGCATCCGAAGGATAGCTTTACTGCTTCACAGAgcaagtcaaacagtttatttgaCTTACAGCAACACACGTTTTGGTCCATGTCACACACTGGAACTACATTAGCAGGGCAAAGAACAGCAATGGTAGATTTTTTCATCTTTAAGCCTGTATTGTTCTTCTTGAACTCTTGGTATGCTTCAAGCACAGTACAGTAGGGGGCAAAAGTAACGCACAAAAGTCGCCACACTGTTGCAAGAGATTTGtttgtcattttcaaattgtcgtaaaatatgaaccagataaggtacataaaagagaaaaaaacagattcgtggaggatagTGTACGATGAGTGCGTAGTTTGTTTTgatctttttctgtttttacctttttacatttagtcaagttttgactaaattttttaacatagagggggaatcgagacaagggtcgtggtacatggtgtatgtgtgtctgtgtgtctttgtgtgtgcgtgtgtgtgtgtagagcgattcagagtaaactactggatcgatctttatgaaatttgacatgagagttcctgagtatgatatccccggacgtttgttttattttcattttttcgataaatgtctttgatgacgtcatatccggctttttgtaaaagttgaggcggcactgtcacaccctcatttttcaatcaaattgattgaaattttggccaagcaatcttcgacgaaggccggacttcggtattgtatttcagcttggtggcttaaaaattaattgatgactttggtcatgaaaaatctgaaaattgtaaaaaaaataatttgtataaaacgatccaaatttacgttcatcttattcttcataattttctgattccaaaaacatataaatatgttatatttgtattaaaaacaagctctgaaaattataaaaaaattaaaattatgatcaaaattaaaaaacactttcatcttattccttgtcggttcatgattccaaaaacatatagatatgatatgtttggattaaaaacacgctcagaaagttaaaacgaagagaggtacagtaaagcgtgctatgaagtacagcgcaaccgctaccgcgccaaacaggctcgtcactttcactgccttttgcattagcggcggactacgttcaatttcattctgtgagttccacagcttgactaaatgtagtaatttcgccttacgcgacttgttataaaTTGTGTAATACAGCGTGTCAAGCGATTCGTGGTTGACTTGTGTGCCATGAAATACCAATTGCGTGAAAGCATAGTCAAATTAAGCATTCCTTTCTATTGGTATTGTTGTGCTCTTTCCCAGACCGCACCAATGTTCCAAGATTTGACCGAGATGGCAGAAGAAGAGGAAAGAAGATGGCTTCTCGCCGAAGACTCCGTGAATCTTTTTGACGGATGTCTTCACGACATGACTTCCGACGAATACAGGTGAGACAAAACCGCGATAAACCATGATGGCGTACATTCAAACATGTCCTGAGTAAAGTCAAGTCAGATCATATCAAGCTAATACAACTCAAGGTTAATAGACGCGTTCCGAGAATGGCTCTTTTGGTGTTGTCATTAGCTGTCAAGTTGTTCTCATTTAAAAACTGAGGTTGGTAAACACACATGGAATCTGATCGGTGAAGGCAAGAAATCATGGAGGAAGTGAATAATGAGCTCTCATGAGCATATTGTAGCCAGAAATGGGACTCATATTAAACAGAAACTGCATAGCATGCACATCATGATGTACATTTGAAGCCACGATCGTAAGCGAGGCGGATGTACTCGATCAGGTCCCGAGCTCAAAGGTTATATGAGCAACCATTTCAAATTAAAGTCAGGCATTTTCATGGATGGATTTTCTAACTATCCGGGTCAAGAAATGTGTTTCCTGAACAGTTTAGGAATTCACGTATTTCACGTGTATGCTGTCGCAGGGTGATTCTTGTAGGCAAGACAGGCAGTGGAAAGAGCAGCGTTGGAAACAGACTCCTGAACAGACCAGACATTGTAGCCCCCTTTCCGGGATCAGCTGCCGCGACACCCCGAACTCAAGAGTGGGCCGACTACAGCGTTGATCCATACGACCAGGGAGGCTTTGTGGTGTCTCCTTGGCCCTACACCTGTACCATAGACTGTCGTTATAACGAAGGCAGGGCGTGGGGCAAGGAACTGAAGGTTGGTGATTGTTGTTAGCGGGAGATCATGCACCGTCATCGCGTGTTTTCGTTTCTGGGCAATTTTTCTCAAGAAAATGTGCTACACATCGAATACAACAGTGTCGTGCCTCTCGTGCTATTGTCAATTTCCTGCATTTCTGAGTAGTTGAACATGTCTCCTTTCAGATCTCCAATTGTTAATCTGCCTAAAACAAATGCTCCCTAGAAGCCATAATAATTAGATATTGAGGATAAACGCCCTGATCGTTTTGCTTTGCGTTGAAACAGAATCAGTTTTTGACACCGCACAATCTTGATGTTCTACCCCGTGTTACCCACGCAAACAATATACTAAATTAagcaaaaacattattgcacccattttcgtacctcaactaaaacattcattttcctgtgtcattttactCAAACTTTATATGTcattaaaggcccttcactGGGCTACCTTGCTCACTGtttggatcaaagatttctgttttAAGTAaccctcaaaatggacgcaaaagcctctcgttttctactgctcatgcgcTCAACACATGCATCAGTAGAactgacataacacaagagatacgccagatagcaaaacaaaactacctgttctggatagataaatGATGTTTCTTTCTTCTCGTTTGTAAACGTTGCCAAGTtaagcctattctgaatttgtgtcgatttttttaattggtacctgacgtttttgtcaggtcgattttgggggtaccctgacttcggcggcggtcacgtgatacctacaaaagaaatctttgatcggAAAAGTGTGCCCggtagccaagtgaagggcctttaatggcatataaagtttgaatgaaatgacacggcaatgaatgttttagttgcggtacgaaaatgggtgcaataatttgttTGCTCAGTTTATTAACAGAAGTAGCGTGTCTCGCTCCGTCGAGCTTCAATGATGCTTTGATCGGGTGTCCGTCCACAACGAcaacctcgaagtttcaaatggaagcctgTAAATGTATCATTATTTGGTTACTCGGCAAGAACATGAGTTTTCTCAAAGTCAAAAGCTCACGTTGCATACCTCGGCTTTGCTTGAATACAACACACAGGCATGCTTTAGAAGCAAACGGATGTAACTCTTGCTATGTTATCCATAGAAGGGAGATAGTATTTCAGCTCCAGATTTAAAACGTTGATTATCATGTATCTCGGGAAGAATATGAGTTTTCTCAGTGATAAGTGTACGTTGGATCCCTCAGCTTGGCTGGATCAAAAGACTACCATGGTCTAGAAACTGTGTTATCCacaaatgggaggtaactcgaTCTTGTTTTGTTATGCATAGAGGGGATGTAACTCTTGTTATACAAACATACCTTGCCATTCTCACTGGTGTAAAGTTATTATATTAAGTAACATCATTCTGCAGCTCAATTATCTAAACAAAAATTCATTGAAGAGGGGTTGCTCATGTCAAAAGGAACCAAATTTGCAGCAAGGTCAAATTATGTTGATAACTCTTGCTATGAAACCAAACATTAATGTAATTGATATAAAATGATGGTAATTGCCTAGAACTTAATCAATTAGGGGAAGCAATCTGTGTCTTATAAGCCAAATTTGTAGGATTTTTGTTCTAGCTTAAAGGTCAAATTATGTTGATGCCAACACTCTATTTGTTGTCtaactcttttttctttttttttcttttttaagtcgGGTCCAGCTTGTTAGTATGTTGAAAAATGTCAGGGTATCTTCTTCTGTTCAACTGAGAATTGAATGTCAATTTggtcaaacaaaaaaatatgggACCAAAACGACAAACGAGACATTTCTTGGACCATTCTGTAGATTAACATCCAGCTACGTTAATCTTCTGTATGAGACAACTTtaagacacatacatgtatttgtgtgtgtgtgtgtgtgtgtgtgtgtgtgtgtgtgtgtgtgtgtgtgtgtgtgtgtgtgtgtccctttcctgcgcgtgcgtgcgtgcgtgcgtgtgtttgtgtttgttcacTGCAGGTGATTGACACCCCTGGCATATTCGCCACAAGCGAAGACGTCAAACACACTCTGATCGAGCTCACCCGCTGCATGGCTCTCAGTGCCCCCGGCCCGCAAGCCATCATCTTCGTTGTTCGCCTCGACAGCACGTTCACGCCCGAAGAACAAGATGTCTTTGATAAAATATTGAAAATATTCGGCGAAAAGGTAACAGAGTATATGATCATCGCTTTCACTCACGGAGAAATTCTGGACAACCACCGTTCAGATGCAGATGTCCAACGTCTTGTGAGCATGATACCGAATCTTCAAACCGTTTTACAAAGCGTGCACTATAGATATGTGATTTTCTGTAACACTCCAACCAGACAGGAAGAGGCAGTGCGAGAACTGCTTCAGAAAATTGATCAGTTGAAGAAACAGAGCAGCTGTCCGCACTTTGTTAATGATACCTTGAGTAAGCAGGCTGAAGTGATCGAGGAAAGGGTAAGAAAGCTCACGCAGAAAAGGCCTGATCTCACTGACGCAGAAGTGCTGTCAGAAGTAAGACGTCAGATAGCCCGGAGTGACGACACCAAAAAGTTTGCTCTGAAGCTGCTGGGGGGGGCACCGCAGGATTTTTCACGTTTGTGGATTTAACTGTGGAGGTCTGAAAGCTCTACTCTATGAGGTGAGCATTCGGGATGAATGTGGGCGGCATTTCTTTACTCCGTTCGTGGTTACCCCAGTTGCTGCCCATGTGGGACCCAGATCGACTAACTAGGCCCCAGAAGACATGtgcaaaataataaaaaaaacgctggcgctggacccgagtactcttcagactggctcgctcccccagtatgaaagtttttgtcttgtgcacgtggatttaaaaaaaaaaaaaattattttacacaattaaacacattattagagtaaaataaaacattaaaacgttcataataaacaatagtaaacaagaattaaaaaaaaaatagaccgcccatgccgggaatcgaacccggatccctttggccatagtcggaaacgctttcctccaagccaacaaatctgacattcgccagtgaactcaaatgcctataatcctcgcgcagtggtacacgcacgcaaagcacgcaaaGCCTGGTACGGTGTCGCTGGCTTGGCTGGGCGGTTTATCAGCCGAACGGCTATTCTGacccaccgcgaattgcgccctccgttaagagtcgtttttgtggaatatttcgcatttaggtcccaggtaacattatgaagttttaatacgatcaatcggacctattatcaagttagtgtgtcaacttttgaacgaactgcgcccagtagtttcccagcaataagctgttaagtcgagacagacagacagacacacacacacacacaattaaagtctgcaggacccttgtactgcgtactcggggacatGGGGCCGATATTGGGCCCACATGCGGTGCTGGTAGGGGAACTAGGTGCAAGAACACTCGTTGTAGCTGGGATGCATTGTTTGGCTGAGCTATATTCTATGGTTGCAAAGTATGCTTTCTTTGCGTTGATTTCGCTCTGTATTGCTTCACACCCAGGTTTGAACACTTccttgacgggcgcagtggcgtggtggtaagacgtcggcctcctaatcgggaggtcgtgagttcgaatcccggtcgctgccgcctggtgggttaagagtggagat contains:
- the LOC138980023 gene encoding GTPase IMAP family member 9-like, encoding MFQDLTEMAEEEERRWLLAEDSVNLFDGCLHDMTSDEYRVILVGKTGSGKSSVGNRLLNRPDIVAPFPGSAAATPRTQEWADYSVDPYDQGGFVVSPWPYTCTIDCRYNEGRAWGKELKVIDTPGIFATSEDVKHTLIELTRCMALSAPGPQAIIFVVRLDSTFTPEEQDVFDKILKIFGEKVTEYMIIAFTHGEILDNHRSDADVQRLVSMIPNLQTVLQSVHYRYVIFCNTPTRQEEAVRELLQKIDQLKKQSSCPHFVNDTLSKQAEVIEERVRKLTQKRPDLTDAEVLSEVRRQIARSDDTKKFALKLLGGAPQDFSRLWI